DNA sequence from the Xyrauchen texanus isolate HMW12.3.18 chromosome 32, RBS_HiC_50CHRs, whole genome shotgun sequence genome:
agttcactgaacggccacaggtgtcactatggagtgtgtgcacgagcacgagcaacaggctgcagttcactgaacggccacaagtgtcactatggagtgtgtgcacgagcgcgagcaacagctgcagttcactgaacggccacaggtgtcactatggagtgtgtgcacgagcgcgagcaacaggccgcagttcactgaacggccacaggtgtcactatggagtgtgtgcacgagcgcgagcaacaggccgcagttcactgaacggccacaggtgtcactatggagtgtgtgcacgagcgcgagcaataggctgcagttcactgaacggccacaggtgtcactatggagtgtgtgcacgagcacgagcaacagccgcagttcactgaacggccacaggtgtcactatggagtgtgtgcacgagcgcgagcaacaggctgcagttcactgaactgccacaggtgtcactatggagtgtgtgcacgatcGCGAGCCACAgctgtcactatggagtgtgtgcacgagcacgagaataggctgcagttcactgaacggccacaggtgtcactatggagtgtgtgcacgagcgcgagcaacaggctgcagttcactgaacggccacaggtgtcattatggagtgtgtgcacgagcgcgagcaataggctgcagttcactgaacggccacaggtgtcactatggagtgtgtgcacgagcgcgagcaacaggctgcagttcactgaactgccacaggtgtcactatggagtgtgtgcacgagcgcgagcaacaggccgcagttcactgaacggccacaggtgtcactatggagtgtgtgcacgagtgcgAGCAACAGGccgcagttcactgaacggccacaggtgtgaatcttacatactgcacctttaatagaGCGATTACCTTCTTTTCTGTCACCTGGTGCAATCAAACGTGTAACAAGCATGGTTCATGTTTTAATTAATggtatttattttgtcattacagaacatatagttcacccaaaaataattattctctaataatttatcCACCCTCATGCCGTCTCGAACTTGTGTGACTTTCTCTAtgctgcaaaacacaaagatacacatatatatatatatatatattgtccatacaatgcaagtcaatggggtccaaaacttttaagctccaaaaaggcagcatgaataatccatacaactttatgtcttctgaagcgattcgaTCAGTTTCGAGtgagaaactgagaaaaatgtactatgtatttaaaaataaatttgcctattaattactgtaaatttCGACATCTTTAGTGcatgaggttaagtcatgcactaaatagggagcaagggagcatcctatagctgtctttgcagttaagtgcgttcactcctaaaatctgattaaaagttcagtttcaggctgcagatgatgtttggatcacacaacatgtttgacacacatgagACAATGATAGatttacaatttataatgtatcattttatttgaacatgtctCTATACAGCCAATGAGGACGATCTGACACATTAGCGATTAGCCACCATAGCTTTTCATGACACTCCTTGAGGAATATTTCCGGATCTACACATCATATAACGTTGAGTGTGGGCTTGTTTGATTCAGAGTTGTCTACTGTAAGTTGTGACATGCAAATTGTTATATCATGTATATTGTTCATGAAGTAATAAtccaaaatgtgacaaaaatttgGTTTATCTGTTTATTATACATCTGGATTTCTCACGCTAATGCTCACTGTAGTTTGGTCTCTGAGTGAAACTAATTTCCTCGATGTATTTTGCTAATCAAGACCTTTCCAaagatatataacacatggctatgtgatcttattaatatttttactggGTTGCGATTGTTTCTGATCTTCAaggttttggaccccattcacttacattgtatggacaaaaacacctcacaCTGTACATGCTTCAACATATCGTCATTTGTGTCCtgtataagaaagaaagtcatacgagtttgagaccaCGTCCACACGATGACGTTAGTTTGATAActaacgtcatcgttttccattgaaaatgcaggaaaacatCATTCTAGGGTGAATAAGTGGCATAAACGTAGCGAAGTCAAGTGTGGACGtgatcttattttttatataagaaTAATCTATGCTAGAATATATCTGAGACAGCAATGTGTTTGAATGGACAACTCATAACATGCAAGACTTGAAGTGAGAAATAGAAACAGAAACATGGCAATGCAGAAGAAAGATGAGGGACACAGACTGTTGCAGGAAGTTTATAAATGATATATACAAGAGTTACAGACGAGAAAGAGAGTTATGACAAAACAAGCACTGATGACCTAAACAAGTCAAATAGAGATGAGTTAGACTGAAGTTCAAACGTGATGGTGATGTTTAGACAAGTGACCCTCTTCGCTTCTGCCAAGGCTTCGTATCTAAGGTCGTATTACGGTGATGGGAAAACATTGTAAGGCACTAAAAAACAACTTGCCTTCAAATCAGACACATGCGGACACACTCACAGAGGACCGTCTCGCTGTCGCACAGATGGGCCTATCCTATCTGATCTTCCGTTGCATGGGAAAAATGTCAATGGCTCCATGTGAAGGATGAAATATGCCATGGTAAATGCTGTGCAGAGATGGATTGGCAAACCCAGTGCTAAATTACTGAAGGTGCACAATTGGTAAAAgatatttaaatgacatttttcttGGCATGCACAATGCCTGTGCCGGCCACAgctgtggttctcactctcataCATACAGGAAAAATAAAACTACATTACCCATCACCCCCCACCCACTTCACCAGTTCACCCCACACATTAGCATGCACACATGTGTAGTTCTGTTCTGTACAAAGGGACACCACATGAAGTGGTGTAGCTACTTAGAGGGTGACTTGTTTTGGCAGCACTCAACCATTGTAGGAAAGCCCTTATTTAGAGTAAAACAGAAAGCAAAGTAGAGATACAGATCGATCCACTAGGACATTACGAAACAAAAGACATGCTCCAGTGTAAGTTGTGTATCAGTGATGGTTCACTTGTAAAAGATTGTTGCAAACAGAAACGATATGagtgaaaataaagcaaaaaggCATTGATGCTGAGAGCAAAAGAGGGTCAGAACCAAACCGATGAACAAGCAGAGCCAAAGAATGGTGCACCACTCTTATAAAAACGCCAATCTTATTAATATGTCTTGAGCCAAAATGGGAGCATCTATGCTGCATTTcagtgtcatttcaagtgtttttcGTAAACAAACTGGGGCTAATATTAACCATGCAAAAGGTCTAACTAACATTCATGCCTGACAAAAATGAGCCTTCCTGTCCTTTTGCAAAAGACCTGAGAAAGTAGAACGATCCCATCGATATTCGATGCAACAAGCGGGGTGAGACAAATCAAAAACGGCTGCCATCCACTTGAAGAAGCATTGCTAGGAGTGACAGACACCCTGACAACCCTGGTTGTCATTTCCCTTCATTACTCTCAGAGTAACTGGGATCTTCCCCCATCGTGTAACCGTGCCTCCCTGTCTTTAAAAAGCCCAGTAGACAgcgcagacatggggacttgttaAGGCGTAGTGTGACTTAGTCCATCacattgagaaagagagagggagaggggaaGAGAGGCAGGGGACGGGTTAGTGTGCAACACTAGAACAGAAGGCACTGTGGCTCTGCAGGTTCATCTGGACCCATGGGAATCAAGAGGAGGGTAAATAGGGGCCAAATTTCAACAAACACCTAGAAAAAAGTGGTTTCCTCCCTAAAAGTCTTGGATATGGGTTGGCAAGGGAACAAAATGGGATGAGGACATCCCATGTGCTGGGAATTTTATCTGACTCTGGGACAGAATGGAACTATTCTGAGCTGCTTGTGTCCCAAGacacaaatatgaaatatatatatgctCATCCTCTCTCTTTGCAGCTGCAGTACGGCCATTTCTATGTTGAATATCAATTGAATTTTCGGTAAAATCTGCTCGGTTTCTTGTAATTGAAACCTATTGTAAT
Encoded proteins:
- the LOC127626231 gene encoding uncharacterized protein LOC127626231 isoform X15, with amino-acid sequence MECVHEHEQQLQFTERPQVSLWSVCTSASNRLQFTERPQVSLWSVCTSASNRLQFTERPQVSLWSVCTSASNRPQFTERPQVSLWSVCTSASNRPQFTERPQVSLWSVCTSASNRLQFTERPQVSLWSVCTSTSNSRSSLNGHRCHYGVCARARATGCSSLNCHRCHYGVCARSRATAVTMECVHEHENRLQFTERPQVSLWSVCTSASNRLQFTERPQVSLWSVCTSASNRLQFTERPQVSLWSVCTSASNRLQFTELPQVSLWSVCTSASNRPQFTERPQVSLWSVCTSASNRPQFTERPQV
- the LOC127626231 gene encoding uncharacterized protein LOC127626231 isoform X4 translates to MECVHEHEQQLQFTERPQVSLWSVCTSASNRLQFTERPQVSLWNVCTSASNRPQFTERPQVSLWSVCTSTSNRLQFTERPQVSLWSVCTSASNRPQFTERPQVSLWSVCTSASNRPQFTERPQVSLWSVCTSASNRLQFTERPQVSLWSVCTSTSNSRSSLNGHRCHYGVCARARATGCSSLNCHRCHYGVCARSRATAVTMECVHEHENRLQFTERPQVSLWSVCTSASNRLQFTERPQVSLWSVCTSASNRLQFTERPQVSLWSVCTSASNRLQFTELPQVSLWSVCTSASNRPQFTERPQVSLWSVCTSASNRPQFTERPQV
- the LOC127626231 gene encoding uncharacterized protein LOC127626231 isoform X14 gives rise to the protein MECVHEHEQQLQFTERPQVSLWSVCTSASNRLQFTERPQVSLWNVCTSASNRPQFTERPQVSLWSVCTSASNRLQFTERPQVSLWSVCTSASNRPQFTERPQVSLWSVCTSASNRLQFTERPQVSLWSVCTSTSNSRSSLNGHRCHYGVCARARATGCSSLNCHRCHYGVCARSRATAVTMECVHEHENRLQFTERPQVSLWSVCTSASNRLQFTERPQVSLWSVCTSASNRLQFTERPQVSLWSVCTSASNRLQFTELPQVSLWSVCTSASNRPQFTERPQVSLWSVCTSASNRPQFTERPQV
- the LOC127626231 gene encoding uncharacterized protein LOC127626231 isoform X13, coding for MECVHEHEQQLQFTERPQVSLWSVCTSASNRLQFTERPQVSLWNVCTSASNRPQFTERPQVSLWSVCTSASNRLQFTERPQVSLWSVCTSTSNRLQFTERPQVSLWSVCTSASNSCSSLNGHRCHYGVCARARATGRSSLNGHRCHYGVCARARATGRSSLNGHRCHYGVCARARAIGCSSLNGHRCHYGVCARARATGCSSLNCHRCHYGVCARARATGCSSLNGHRCHYGVCARARAIGCSSLNGHRCHYGVCARARATGCSSLNCHRCHYGVCARARATGRSSLNGHRCHYGVCARVRATGRSSLNGHRCESYILHL
- the LOC127626231 gene encoding uncharacterized protein LOC127626231 isoform X2 codes for the protein MECVHEHEQQLQFTERPQVSLWSVCTSASNRLQFTERPQVSLWNVCTSASNRPQFTERPQVSLWSVCTSASNRLQFTERPQVSLWSVCTSTSNRLQFTERPQVSLWSVCTSASNSCSSLNGHRCHYGVCARARATGRSSLNGHRCHYGVCARARATGRSSLNGHRCHYGVCARARAIGCSSLNGHRCHYGVCARARATGCSSLNCHRCHYGVCARSRATAVTMECVHEHENRLQFTERPQVSLWSVCTSASNRLQFTERPQVSLWSVCTSASNRLQFTERPQVSLWSVCTSASNRLQFTELPQVSLWSVCTSASNRPQFTERPQVSLWSVCTSASNRPQFTERPQV
- the LOC127626231 gene encoding uncharacterized protein LOC127626231 isoform X19, with translation MECVHEHEQQLQFTERPQVSLWSVCTSASNRLQFTERPQVSLWNVCTSASNRPQFTERPQVSLWSVCTSASNRLQFTERPQVSLWSVCTSTSNRLQFTERPQVSLWSVCTSASNRPQFTERPQVSLWSVCTSASNRPQFTERPQVSLWSVCTSASNRLQFTERPQVSLWSVCTSTSNSRSSLNGHRCHYGVCARARATGCSSLNCHRCHYGVCARSRATAVTMECVHEHENRLQFTERPQVSLWSVCTSASNRLQFTERPQVSLWSVCTSASNRPQFTERPQVSLWSVCTSASNRPQFTERPQV
- the LOC127626231 gene encoding uncharacterized protein LOC127626231 isoform X17, translated to MECVHEHEQQLQFTERPQVSLWSVCTSASNRLQFTERPQVSLWNVCTSASNRPQFTERPQVSLWSVCTSASNRLQFTERPQVSLWSVCTSTSNRLQFTERPQVSLWSVCTSASNRPQFTERPQVSLWSVCTSTSNSRSSLNGHRCHYGVCARARATGCSSLNCHRCHYGVCARSRATAVTMECVHEHENRLQFTERPQVSLWSVCTSASNRLQFTERPQVSLWSVCTSASNRLQFTERPQVSLWSVCTSASNRLQFTELPQVSLWSVCTSASNRPQFTERPQVSLWSVCTSASNRPQFTERPQV
- the LOC127626231 gene encoding uncharacterized protein LOC127626231 isoform X3, producing MECVHEHEQQLQFTERPQVSLWSVCTSASNRLQFTERPQVSLWNVCTSASNRPQFTERPQVSLWSVCTSASNRLQFTERPQVSLWSVCTSASNRPQFTERPQVSLWSVCTSASNRPQFTERPQVSLWSVCTSASNRLQFTERPQVSLWSVCTSTSNSRSSLNGHRCHYGVCARARATGCSSLNCHRCHYGVCARSRATAVTMECVHEHENRLQFTERPQVSLWSVCTSASNRLQFTERPQVSLWSVCTSASNRLQFTERPQVSLWSVCTSASNRLQFTELPQVSLWSVCTSASNRPQFTERPQVSLWSVCTSASNRPQFTERPQV
- the LOC127626231 gene encoding uncharacterized protein LOC127626231 isoform X18, producing the protein MECVHEHEQQLQFTERPQVSLWSVCTSASNRLQFTERPQVSLWNVCTSASNRPQFTERPQVSLWSVCTSASNRLQFTERPQVSLWSVCTSTSNRLQFTERPQVSLWSVCTSASNRPQFTERPQVSLWSVCTSASNRPQFTERPQVSLWSVCTSASNRLQFTERPQVSLWSVCTSTSNSRSSLNGHRCHYGVCARARATGCSSLNCHRCHYGVCARSRATAVTMECVHEHENRLQFTERPQVSLWSVCTSASNRLQFTERPQVSLWSVCTSASNRLQFTERPQVSLWSVCTSASNRPQFTERPQV
- the LOC127626231 gene encoding uncharacterized protein LOC127626231 isoform X8 → MECVHEHEQQLQFTERPQVSLWSVCTSASNRLQFTERPQVSLWNVCTSASNRPQFTERPQVSLWSVCTSASNRLQFTERPQVSLWSVCTSTSNRLQFTERPQVSLWSVCTSASNSCSSLNGHRCHYGVCARARATGRSSLNGHRCHYGVCARARATGRSSLNGHRCHYGVCARARATGCSSLNCHRCHYGVCARSRATAVTMECVHEHENRLQFTERPQVSLWSVCTSASNRLQFTERPQVSLWSVCTSASNRLQFTERPQVSLWSVCTSASNRLQFTELPQVSLWSVCTSASNRPQFTERPQVSLWSVCTSASNRPQFTERPQV
- the LOC127626231 gene encoding uncharacterized protein LOC127626231 isoform X20, translating into MECVHEHEQQLQFTERPQVSLWSVCTSASNRLQFTERPQVSLWNVCTSASNRPQFTERPQVSLWSVCTSASNRLQFTERPQVSLWSVCTSTSNRLQFTERPQVSLWSVCTSASNRPQFTERPQVSLWSVCTSASNRPQFTERPQVSLWSVCTSASNRLQFTERPQVSLWSVCTSTSNSRSSLNGHRCHYGVCARARATGCSSLNCHRCHYGVCARSRATAVTMECVHEHENRLQFTERPQVSLWSVCTSASNRLQFTELPQVSLWSVCTSASNRPQFTERPQVSLWSVCTSASNRPQFTERPQV
- the LOC127626231 gene encoding uncharacterized protein LOC127626231 isoform X11, which gives rise to MECVHEHEQQLQFTERPQVSLWSVCTSASNRLQFTERPQVSLWNVCTSASNRPQFTERPQVSLWSVCTSASNRLQFTERPQVSLWSVCTSTSNRLQFTERPQVSLWSVCTSASNRPQFTERPQVSLWSVCTSASNRPQFTERPQVSLWSVCTSTSNSRSSLNGHRCHYGVCARARATGCSSLNCHRCHYGVCARSRATAVTMECVHEHENRLQFTERPQVSLWSVCTSASNRLQFTERPQVSLWSVCTSASNRLQFTERPQVSLWSVCTSASNRLQFTELPQVSLWSVCTSASNRPQFTERPQVSLWSVCTSASNRPQFTERPQV
- the LOC127626231 gene encoding uncharacterized protein LOC127626231 isoform X10, whose product is MECVHEHEQQLQFTERPQVSLWSVCTSASNRLQFTERPQVSLWNVCTSASNRPQFTERPQVSLWSVCTSASNRLQFTERPQVSLWSVCTSTSNRLQFTERPQVSLWSVCTSASNRPQFTERPQVSLWSVCTSASNRPQFTERPQVSLWSVCTSASNRLQFTERPQVSLWSVCTSTSNSRSSLNGHRCHYGVCARARATGCSSLNCHRCHYGVCARSRATAVTMECVHEHENRLQFTERPQVSLWSVCTSASNRLQFTERPQVSLWSVCTSASNRLQFTERPQVSLWSVCTSASNRPQFTERPQVSLWSVCTSASNRPQFTERPQV
- the LOC127626231 gene encoding uncharacterized protein LOC127626231 isoform X12 — translated: MECVHEHEQQLQFTERPQVSLWSVCTSASNRLQFTERPQVSLWNVCTSASNRPQFTERPQVSLWSVCTSASNRLQFTERPQVSLWSVCTSTSNRLQFTERPQVSLWSVCTSASNRPQFTERPQVSLWSVCTSASNRPQFTERPQVSLWSVCTSASNRLQFTERPQVSLWSVCTSTSNSRSSLNGHRCHYGVCARARATGCSSLNCHRCHYGVCARARATGCSSLNGHRCHYGVCARARAIGCSSLNGHRCHYGVCARARATGCSSLNCHRCHYGVCARARATGRSSLNGHRCHYGVCARVRATGRSSLNGHRCESYILHL
- the LOC127626231 gene encoding uncharacterized protein LOC127626231 isoform X9; its protein translation is MECVHEHEQQLQFTERPQVSLWSVCTSASNRLQFTERPQVSLWNVCTSASNRPQFTERPQVSLWSVCTSASNRLQFTERPQVSLWSVCTSTSNRLQFTERPQVSLWSVCTSASNRPQFTERPQVSLWSVCTSASNRPQFTERPQVSLWSVCTSASNRLQFTERPQVSLWSVCTSTSNSRSSLNGHRCHYGVCARARATGCSSLNCHRCHYGVCARSRATAVTMECVHEHENRLQFTERPQVSLWSVCTSASNRLQFTERPQVSLWSVCTSASNRLQFTELPQVSLWSVCTSASNRPQFTERPQVSLWSVCTSASNRPQFTERPQV
- the LOC127626231 gene encoding uncharacterized protein LOC127626231 isoform X5, with the protein product MECVHEHEQQLQFTERPQVSLWSVCTSASNRLQFTERPQVSLWSVCTSASNRLQFTERPQVSLWSVCTSTSNRLQFTERPQVSLWSVCTSASNRPQFTERPQVSLWSVCTSASNRPQFTERPQVSLWSVCTSASNRLQFTERPQVSLWSVCTSTSNSRSSLNGHRCHYGVCARARATGCSSLNCHRCHYGVCARSRATAVTMECVHEHENRLQFTERPQVSLWSVCTSASNRLQFTERPQVSLWSVCTSASNRLQFTERPQVSLWSVCTSASNRLQFTELPQVSLWSVCTSASNRPQFTERPQVSLWSVCTSASNRPQFTERPQV
- the LOC127626231 gene encoding uncharacterized protein LOC127626231 isoform X6, whose protein sequence is MECVHEHEQQLQFTERPQVSLWSVCTSASNRLQFTERPQVSLWNVCTSASNRPQFTERPQVSLWSVCTSASNRLQFTERPQVSLWSVCTSTSNRLQFTERPQVSLWSVCTSASNSCSSLNGHRCHYGVCARARATGRSSLNGHRCHYGVCARARATGRSSLNGHRCHYGVCARARAIGCSSLNGHRCHYGVCARSRATAVTMECVHEHENRLQFTERPQVSLWSVCTSASNRLQFTERPQVSLWSVCTSASNRLQFTERPQVSLWSVCTSASNRLQFTELPQVSLWSVCTSASNRPQFTERPQVSLWSVCTSASNRPQFTERPQV
- the LOC127626231 gene encoding uncharacterized protein LOC127626231 isoform X7, with amino-acid sequence MECVHEHEQQLQFTERPQVSLWSVCTSASNRLQFTERPQVSLWNVCTSASNRPQFTERPQVSLWSVCTSASNRLQFTERPQVSLWSVCTSTSNRLQFTERPQVSLWSVCTSASNRPQFTERPQVSLWSVCTSASNRPQFTERPQVSLWSVCTSASNRLQFTERPQVSLWSVCTSTSNSRSSLNGHRCHYGVCARARATGCSSLNCHRCHYGVCARSRATAVTMECVHEHENRLQFTERPQVSLWSVCTSASNRLQFTERPQVSLWSVCTSASNRLQFTELPQVSLWSVCTSASNRPQFTERPQVSLWSVCTSASNRPQFTERPQV
- the LOC127626231 gene encoding uncharacterized protein LOC127626231 isoform X1; amino-acid sequence: MECVHEHEQQLQFTERPQVSLWSVCTSASNRLQFTERPQVSLWNVCTSASNRPQFTERPQVSLWSVCTSASNRLQFTERPQVSLWSVCTSTSNRLQFTERPQVSLWSVCTSASNRPQFTERPQVSLWSVCTSASNRPQFTERPQVSLWSVCTSASNRLQFTERPQVSLWSVCTSTSNSRSSLNGHRCHYGVCARARATGCSSLNCHRCHYGVCARSRATAVTMECVHEHENRLQFTERPQVSLWSVCTSASNRLQFTERPQVSLWSVCTSASNRLQFTERPQVSLWSVCTSASNRLQFTELPQVSLWSVCTSASNRPQFTERPQVSLWSVCTSASNRPQFTERPQV
- the LOC127626231 gene encoding uncharacterized protein LOC127626231 isoform X16 — translated: MECVHEHEQQLQFTERPQVSLWSVCTSASNRLQFTERPQVSLWNVCTSASNRPQFTERPQVSLWSVCTSASNRLQFTERPQVSLWSVCTSTSNRLQFTERPQVSLWSVCTSASNSCSSLNGHRCHYGVCARARATGRSSLNGHRCHYGVCARARATGCSSLNCHRCHYGVCARSRATAVTMECVHEHENRLQFTERPQVSLWSVCTSASNRLQFTERPQVSLWSVCTSASNRLQFTERPQVSLWSVCTSASNRLQFTELPQVSLWSVCTSASNRPQFTERPQVSLWSVCTSASNRPQFTERPQV